CGCGCCGGCGCACATGCTGCAGGGCATCAGCGTCGAATACATGGTCATGCCGCGAAAGTCCTGCACCGACTTGCCAGCGTTGTTTAAACAATTGATCTCGCCGTGCATGACGCAGTCCCTGTCCTGCAGGCGGCGATTGCGCCCGGTGGCGACCAGGCGGCCGCCGCTGTCGACCAGGGCCGCCCCGATCGGGATGCCACCTTCGGCGGCGCCGGCGCGGGCCTCATCCAGAGCGGCCTTCATAAATCCGTCCATGTCAATTCCCCCAATTCGGCAATTCGGCAGACCGTTGCCAAGGCACCGCGCTGGCCTGGACCGGCAGGTTTCCCGGTCGAGCTCCGATAGTGCAACTCATGCTTAGGGCACCCGGGCATCGAGCGGCAATTTGGCTAACTTTGACGCGGCCTGAATTGCACATTTTCAAATCCACTGAAATCTGAATCCTGTGTCCAAAGCTGGGCGCCTAGTCGCCGCGCCGTCGCCAGGATTATGCTGTCGGCCAGCGGAAGCTTCTCGGTAGCCGAAATACGCGCGGCACCGATTGCCAATGTCGGATCAAGATCCACCGTGAGACCCTGCCGCAAGGCAGAGGACGCGCGCAACGCCAGGCTCTCTCCGCGTCGCAGGAGGACATGTTTGAACACTTCAAATGAGACCAACGTCGGGACCGCCAGCTGATCCACGTTTTCGATCGCCGGAGCAAAAAACGACGCATTTGGTCCCTCGCTGAAGTACTCCAGCCA
The Chloroflexota bacterium genome window above contains:
- a CDS encoding type II toxin-antitoxin system VapC family toxin: MNVVDSSAWLEYFSEGPNASFFAPAIENVDQLAVPTLVSFEVFKHVLLRRGESLALRASSALRQGLTVDLDPTLAIGAARISATEKLPLADSIILATARRLGAQLWTQDSDFSGFENVQFRPRQS
- a CDS encoding nucleoside deaminase, producing MDGFMKAALDEARAGAAEGGIPIGAALVDSGGRLVATGRNRRLQDRDCVMHGEINCLNNAGKSVQDFRGMTMYSTLMPCSMCAGAIVLFGINKVVVAESVSYSVPTGHELMLRNGVEVIDLDLDEAKQLMGEFMEQNPLQWARDSGQE